Proteins found in one Sardina pilchardus chromosome 3, fSarPil1.1, whole genome shotgun sequence genomic segment:
- the LOC134077494 gene encoding uncharacterized protein LOC134077494 gives MMASVLVVLSATIALSACTSCPKAYLEERFPGESFSLHCSTQEQQEQLELHKISKQKRISVMHVFKDVKTDDKTDTYDDQYKNRVEFTGPLKNLSIIITNLTEEDSGIYYCQYSNEVDGEPIVIMSNEVVALFVKRPAVLCPPELPPGYPTTTPTITSPNSTTNFLLALFSIFTAVVVFLMFSIMLVFYVIPKIKTLRAPQAAQNRGNDSVYEVMSATLKRT, from the exons ATGATGGCCTCAGTCTTAGTGGTCTTGTCCGCAACCATTGCTCTCTCTGCTTGCACCTCATGCCCAAAAG CATATCTGGAGGAAAGGTTCCCTGGAGAGTCCTTCAGCCTTCACTGCTCTACCCAAGAGCAACAGGAGCAGCTCGAATTGCACAAAATCAGCAAGCAGAAGAGAATCAGCGTCATGCATGTTTTCAAGGATGTTAAGACCGATGATAAGACCGACACCTATGATGACCAATACAAGAACAGAGTGGAGTTTACAGGACCCTTGAAGAATCTGTCCATAATCATCACAAATCTGACTGAGGAAGACTCTGGAATTTACTACTGTCAATACTCTAACGAGGTAGATGGGGAACCCATTGTGATCATGTCCAATGAAGTTGTCGCACTTTTCGTGAAAC ggCCTGCTGTGCTCTGCCCCCCTGAGCTTCCCCCTGgctaccccaccaccacccccaccatcaccagccCCAACTCCACCACCAACTTCCTTCTGGCTTTGTTCTCCATCTTCACTGCTGTGGTGGTCTTCCTGATGTTTTCAATCATGCTAGTCTTTTATGTTATACCTAAG ATCAAGACGTTGCGGGCTCCGCAAGCGGCACAGAACAGAGGGAATGACTCCGTGTACGAGGTCATGAGCGCCACGCTGAAGAGAACGTGA
- the LOC134077495 gene encoding far upstream element-binding protein 2-like has product MSEYGAAPPPGIGATLGGQASIGNGGGIKKDAFADAVQRARQIAAKIGGDAGGPPMISPTSGDAGFPFPVAQKRQLEDADQPESKKMAPQSDRDPATALAIGAQLAALAQQRPATTTEEYSVPDSMVGLIIGRGGEQINKIQQDSGCKVQIAADSGGLPERSVSLTGSPDAIQKAKMLLDEIVSRGRGTPPSSLQDSTNGQNGSVQEMMIPAGKAGLIIGKRGETIKQLQERAGVKMILIQDSSQGPNVDKPLRIIGEPYKVQQAKELVLEILRERDQPSYGDRNDYGSRMGGGGGGGGGGGGGGGGGGGGGGGGIDIPVPRHSVGVVIGRNGEMIKKIQNDAGVRIQFKPDDGTTPDKVAHIMGPPECCDHAARIINDLVQSVRVRDEGHGGPPGPPGMPPGGGGGRDRGPGGWGGPPGGEMAFSVPAHKCGLVIGRGGENVKAINQQTGAFVEISNQPPPNGDPNFKLFIIRGQPQQIDHAKQLIEDKIEGPLCPVGPPGPGPSGPMGPYNPNPYNPGPPGAPGPPGGPSAPYQYPSQGWNSGYQQWQVPSPHDPNKGPAGDPNAAWAAYYSQYYQQPPGGGPAHAPGANPSAAPAPAPSEQPQLQAGQPSSGQPDYTKAWEEYYKKMAQAGGSSQQASAPGAGGGAQTDYSAAWAEYYRQQAAYSGQPTGQTASQPAGPQQGQQSQ; this is encoded by the exons ATGTCGGAGTACGGTGCTGCCCCGCCACCGGGAATTGGTGCCACTCTTGGCGGACAGGCCTCGATTGGAAACGGTGGAGGAATCAAGAAAGATGCCTTTGCAGATGCAGTGCAGCGGGCCCGGCAG ATAGCTGCAAAGATTGGGGGTGATGCAGGAGGGCCACCCATGATCAGCCCCACCTCAGGAGACGCAGGCTTCCCTTTCCCAGTGGCTCAGAAGCGACAGCTGGAGGATGCCG ACCAGCCAGAGAGCAAGAAAATGGCTCCCCAGAGTGATCGAGATccagcaacagctctgg CCATTGGAGCTCAATTGGCAGCTCTTGCTCAGCAAAG GCCAGCTACTACCACAGAAGAGTACAGTGTACCTGACAGCATGGTGGGACTCA TCATCGGACGTGGCGGCGAGCAGATCAATAAGATCCAGCAGGACTCGGGCTGCAAGGTCCAGATTGCCGCAG ACAGCGGAGGCCTGCCCGAGCGGAGCGTCTCTCTCACAGGCTCCCCTGACGCCATACA GAAAGCCAAGATGCTTCTGGACGAGATCGTGTCGCGGGGGAGGGGCACCCCCCCGTCCTCCCTCCAAGACTCCACCAACGGCCAGAACGGCTCCGTGCAGGAGATGATGATCCCCGCCGGCAAAGCTGGACTCATCATcggcaagagaggagagaccatTAAACAGTTACAG GAGCGAGCAGGAGTGAAAATGATCCTCATTCAGGACAGCTCTCAGGGCCCCAACGTGGACAAGCCGCTGCGCATTATTGGGGAGCCATACAAAGTCCAG CAAGCCAAGGAGCTGGTCCTGGAAATCCTGCGGGAGCGGGACCAGCCCAGCTACGGAGACCGCAACGACTACGGCTCACGcatgggagggggtgggggaggaggaggaggaggaggaggaggaggaggaggaggaggaggaggcggcggaggcggcATAGAT ATTCCAGTCCCTCGCCACTCCGTCGGCGTGGTGATCGGCCGCAACGGCGAGATGATCAAGAAGATCCAGAACGACGCCGGTGTCCGAATACAGTTCAAGCCAG ATGATGGCACGACTCCAGACAAGGTTGCGCATATCATGGGGCCACCGGAATGCTGCGACCACGCCGCACGCATCATCAACGACCTCGTGCAGAGTGTTCGCGTGCGAGACGAAGGTCACGGG GGTCCCCCCGGGCCCCCAGGCATGCCTcctggtgggggagggggcagggacCGGGGGCCTGGCGGCTGGGGTGGGCCGCCGGGCGGGGAGATGGCTTTCTCCGTGCCCGCCCACAAGTGTGGCCTGGTGATCGGGCGTGGTGGCGAGAACGTGAAGGCCATCAACCAGCAGACGGGCGCCTTTGTGGAGATCTCCAACCAGCCGCCGCCCAACGGAGACCCCAACTTCAAACTGTTCATCATCCGCGGCCAGCCCCAGCAGATCGACCACGCCAAGCAGCTCATCGAGGACAAGATCGAG ggtccTCTGTGCCCTGTTGGTCCACCAGGACCGGGGCCGTCTGGTCCGATGGGCCCCTATAACCCCAATCCCTACAACCCCGGGCCCCCGGGGGCCCCCGGCCCACC CGGAGGTCCATCTGCTCCATACCAGTACCCATCTCAAGGCTGGAACAGTGGCTACCAGCAGTGGCAGGTCCCCTCACCGCATGACCCCA ATAAAGGTCCAGCAGGCGATCCGAATGCAGCCTGGGCGGCTTACTACTCGCAGTACTACCAGCAGCCACCAGGGGGAGGCCCTGCCCACGCGCCCGGCGCCAACCCCTCGGCTGCCCCGGCCCCTGCCCCCTCAGAGCAGCCCCAGCTGCAGGCCGGCCAGCCCTCCTCAGGCCAGCCCGACTACACGAAAGCCTGGGAGGAGTACTACAAGaaaatgg cacaaGCGGGGGGTTCGTCTCAGCAGGCGTCGGCCCCGGGTGCTGGTGGAGGGGCGCAGACGGACTACAGCGCGGCCTGGGCAGAGTACTACAGGCAGCAGGCTGCCTACAGCGGCCAGCCTACAGGACAGacggccagccagccagcaggcCCACAGCAAGGCcagcag AGCCAGTGA